A genomic segment from Gossypium hirsutum isolate 1008001.06 chromosome D04, Gossypium_hirsutum_v2.1, whole genome shotgun sequence encodes:
- the LOC107899738 gene encoding uncharacterized protein isoform X3, which yields MSVKFHHHSFVTSSRSSNPWLSWNSFGSHVSCKRMANLDYLLMNWGTLRKKYLIRQSSSDNHRLLGYRRHYSAFCKSRRAGIGFPLASAEDGVTVNESPQTSTSTDVDEIRVQLNQSLHAWLGVDRNAWVKTLSYQAAVYSLLQAASEISSRGDSRDRDVNVFVQRSLLRQSAPLESLIREKLSTKQPEAYDWFWTDKVPAAVISFVNYFEGDPRFTAATDVCGKGKSLGVGSASDKALLMLALTCVAAITKLGPTKISCAHFFSMIPDITGRSMDMLVDFVPIRQAYNSIKDFGLHREFLVHFGPRAAACRVENDQDSEEVIFWVDLVQKQLQQAIDREKIWSRLTTSESIEVLERDLTIFGFFIALGRNTQAFLSANGFEVIDDPIEGFIRYLIGGSVLYYPQLSSISSYQLYVEVVCEELEWLPFYPGIVSASKQFHGHKSAREGPPNIKAIPQALDVCSHWMQSFIKYSRWLEIPYNVKAARFLSRGHNKLMVCMEELGIPTREIVETSLVGRTGLAIEKESDSFDKALESVEEALKRLENLLQELHVSSSSAGKEQLQAACSDLERIRKLKKEAEFLEASFRAKEAFLRQEEGDGSSQSSVSEQQQYPKAKARNSAMVTNDRSSRVVNKSRGLWSFIHPSTRKPDTESSALEKSGNEFVEQNASNIGGEPNEIRRFEQLRNELIELEKRVTTSAQSAYEEDIKVTDGYPGSINDAGHAQVVEVQKKESIIEKSLVKIKETSTDVLQGSQLLAIDVAAAVELLGRALIGDELAEKEKKSLRRTLTDLASVVPIGFLMLLPVTAVGHAAILAAIQRYVPSLIPSTYGSERLDLLRQLEKVKELETSEADSEENIEQVA from the exons ATGTCGGTTAAATTTCATCACCACAGCTTCGTAACTTCTAG CAGGTCTTCAAATCCATGGCTTTCATGGAATTCGTTTGGATCTCATGTTTCTTGCAAAAGAATGGCTAACTTGGATTATCTATTGATGAATTGGGGTACTTTAAGGAAGAAATATCTTATAAGGCAGAGTTCATCAGATAACCACAGGCTGTTAGGTTATAGAAGACATTATTCAGCCTTTTGTAAATCAAGACGGGCAGGAATCGGTTTTCCTCTAGCATCAGCTGAAGATGGTGTCACAGTCAATGAGAGTCCGCAAACCAGTACAAGTACAGATGTAGATGAGATAAGGGTCCAACTGAATCAATCACTGCATG CATGGCTTGGTGTAGATAGGAATGCATGGGTGAAAACACTCTCTTACCAG GCTGCTGTTTATTCTCTACTGCAAGCTGCAAGCGAGATTTCGTCCCGAGGCGATAGTCGAGATAGGGATGTAAATGTTTTTGTCCAAAGAAG TTTGTTGCGTCAATCTGCTCCCTTGGAGAGCTTAATCAGGGAGAAACTATCTACCAAGCAACCTGAAGCATATGACTGGTTTTGGACTGATAAAGTTCCTGCTGCAGTGATCTCTTTCGTAAATTATTTTGAAGGAGACCCGCGATTCACTGCTGCCACTGACGT GTGTGGGAAAGGCAAGTCCTTGGGTGTAGGAAGTGCAAGTGACAAAGCTCTTCTCATGCTTGCTCTGACTTGTGTTGCTGCAATCACAAAACTTGGTCCTACTAAAATTTCCTGTGCCCACTTCTTTTCTATGATTCCAGACATAACTGGTAGATCGATGGATATGCTGGTTGATTTTGTTCCCATACGCCAAGCGTATAATTCTATAAAGGATTTTGGTCTACACAGAGAATTTCTTGTCCATTTTGGTCCCCGAGCTGCAGCTTGCAGAGTGGAAAATGATCAAGATTCAGAGGAGGTTATTTTCTGGGTTGATCTTGTACAGAAGCAGCTACAGCAAGCTATAGATAGAGAGAAAATATGGTCAAGGCTAACAACATCTGAAAGCATTGAG GTCTTGGAAAGGGATTTGACCATATTTGGCTTCTTTATTGCCTTAGGCAGAAATACACAGGCTTTTTTATCTGCTAATGGATTTGAAGTTATAGATGATCCTATTGAAGGCTTTATTAG GTACCTTATTGGTGGCAGCGTTTTGTATTATCCTCAACTTTCATCTATAAGTTCTTATCAACTGTATGTAGAG GTTGTGTGTGAAGAGCTGGAATGGCTTCCTTTTTATCCTGGAATTGTTAGTGCGTCAAAACAGTTTCATGGACATAAAAGTGCACGAGAAGGTCCACCTAACATTAAAGCTATTCCCCAAGCATTGGATGTTTGTTCTCATTGGATGCAGAGCTTTATTAAATACAGTAGATGGCTGGAAATTCCTTATAACGTTAAGGCTGCAAGGTTCCTTTCTAGAGG GCACAATAAGTTGATGGTATGCATGGAAGAACTCGGGATACCAAC AAGGGAAATCGTTGAGACTAGTCTTGTTGGTAGAACTGGATTAGCAATTGAGAAAGAATCAGATTCGTTTGATAAG GCATTAGAGAGTGTTGAAGAAGCTCTGAAAAGGCTGGAAAACTTGCTTCAAGAGTTGCATGTTTCAAGTTCATCGGCCGGGAAAGAGCAATTACAAGCTGCTTGTTCTGACCTGGAGAGAATAAGGAAGCTAAAGAAAGAAGCTGAATTTTTGGAGGCATCTTTCAGAGCAAAAGAAGCTTTCCTTCGACAG GAAGAGGGTGATGGGAGTTCTCAATCCTCTGTCAGTGAGCAGCAGCAGTATCCAAAGGCAAAAGCCAGAAACAGTGCTATGGTAACAAATGATAGAAGCAGCAG AGTTGTCAATAAATCTCGTGGGTTATGGAGCTTCATACACCCTTCAACGCGGAAGCCTGACACCGAGTCATCAGCTCTTGAAAAATCG GGAAATGAATTTGTTGAGCAGAATGCTTCTAATATTGGTGGTGAACCAAATGAAATCCGCCGCTTTGAACAATTAAGGAATGAACTGATTGAGCTTGAGAAACGTGTTACAACAAGTGCTCAGTCAGCATATGAGGAG GATATTAAGGTTACAGATGGTTATCCTGGCTCTATTAATGATGCTGGCCATGCTCAAGTGGTTGAGGTTCAGAAGAAGGAAAGTATTATTGAAAAATCATTGGTGAAGATAAAAGAAACAAGCACG GATGTCTTGCAAGGATCTCAGCTTCTAGCCATTGATGTTGCGGCTGCAGTGGAGTTGCTTGGAAGGGCTCTGATAGGGGATGAATTagcagagaaagaaaagaaatcccTTCGCAGAACCCTAACTGATTTAGCATCAGTTGTTCCAATTGGTTTTTTGATGCTTCTTCCT GTTACTGCTGTTGGGCATGCAGCCATTTTGGCTGCCATTCAAAGATATGTCCCGTCCCTG ATACCATCCACATATGGATCTGAAAGGTTAGATCTCTTGAGgcagcttgagaaagtgaaggaATTGGAAACCAGTGAAGCCGACTCTGAAGAAAATATAGAGCAAGTAGCCTGA
- the LOC107899738 gene encoding uncharacterized protein isoform X4: MSVKFHHHSFVTSRSSNPWLSWNSFGSHVSCKRMANLDYLLMNWGTLRKKYLIRQSSSDNHRLLGYRRHYSAFCKSRRAGIGFPLASAEDGVTVNESPQTSTSTDVDEIRVQLNQSLHAWLGVDRNAWVKTLSYQAAVYSLLQAASEISSRGDSRDRDVNVFVQRSLLRQSAPLESLIREKLSTKQPEAYDWFWTDKVPAAVISFVNYFEGDPRFTAATDVCGKGKSLGVGSASDKALLMLALTCVAAITKLGPTKISCAHFFSMIPDITGRSMDMLVDFVPIRQAYNSIKDFGLHREFLVHFGPRAAACRVENDQDSEEVIFWVDLVQKQLQQAIDREKIWSRLTTSESIEVLERDLTIFGFFIALGRNTQAFLSANGFEVIDDPIEGFIRYLIGGSVLYYPQLSSISSYQLYVEVVCEELEWLPFYPGIVSASKQFHGHKSAREGPPNIKAIPQALDVCSHWMQSFIKYSRWLEIPYNVKAARFLSRGHNKLMVCMEELGIPTREIVETSLVGRTGLAIEKESDSFDKALESVEEALKRLENLLQELHVSSSSAGKEQLQAACSDLERIRKLKKEAEFLEASFRAKEAFLRQEEGDGSSQSSVSEQQQYPKAKARNSAMVTNDRSSRVVNKSRGLWSFIHPSTRKPDTESSALEKSGNEFVEQNASNIGGEPNEIRRFEQLRNELIELEKRVTTSAQSAYEEDIKVTDGYPGSINDAGHAQVVEVQKKESIIEKSLVKIKETSTDVLQGSQLLAIDVAAAVELLGRALIGDELAEKEKKSLRRTLTDLASVVPIGFLMLLPVTAVGHAAILAAIQRYVPSLIPSTYGSERLDLLRQLEKVKELETSEADSEENIEQVA, from the exons ATGTCGGTTAAATTTCATCACCACAGCTTCGTAACTTCTAG GTCTTCAAATCCATGGCTTTCATGGAATTCGTTTGGATCTCATGTTTCTTGCAAAAGAATGGCTAACTTGGATTATCTATTGATGAATTGGGGTACTTTAAGGAAGAAATATCTTATAAGGCAGAGTTCATCAGATAACCACAGGCTGTTAGGTTATAGAAGACATTATTCAGCCTTTTGTAAATCAAGACGGGCAGGAATCGGTTTTCCTCTAGCATCAGCTGAAGATGGTGTCACAGTCAATGAGAGTCCGCAAACCAGTACAAGTACAGATGTAGATGAGATAAGGGTCCAACTGAATCAATCACTGCATG CATGGCTTGGTGTAGATAGGAATGCATGGGTGAAAACACTCTCTTACCAG GCTGCTGTTTATTCTCTACTGCAAGCTGCAAGCGAGATTTCGTCCCGAGGCGATAGTCGAGATAGGGATGTAAATGTTTTTGTCCAAAGAAG TTTGTTGCGTCAATCTGCTCCCTTGGAGAGCTTAATCAGGGAGAAACTATCTACCAAGCAACCTGAAGCATATGACTGGTTTTGGACTGATAAAGTTCCTGCTGCAGTGATCTCTTTCGTAAATTATTTTGAAGGAGACCCGCGATTCACTGCTGCCACTGACGT GTGTGGGAAAGGCAAGTCCTTGGGTGTAGGAAGTGCAAGTGACAAAGCTCTTCTCATGCTTGCTCTGACTTGTGTTGCTGCAATCACAAAACTTGGTCCTACTAAAATTTCCTGTGCCCACTTCTTTTCTATGATTCCAGACATAACTGGTAGATCGATGGATATGCTGGTTGATTTTGTTCCCATACGCCAAGCGTATAATTCTATAAAGGATTTTGGTCTACACAGAGAATTTCTTGTCCATTTTGGTCCCCGAGCTGCAGCTTGCAGAGTGGAAAATGATCAAGATTCAGAGGAGGTTATTTTCTGGGTTGATCTTGTACAGAAGCAGCTACAGCAAGCTATAGATAGAGAGAAAATATGGTCAAGGCTAACAACATCTGAAAGCATTGAG GTCTTGGAAAGGGATTTGACCATATTTGGCTTCTTTATTGCCTTAGGCAGAAATACACAGGCTTTTTTATCTGCTAATGGATTTGAAGTTATAGATGATCCTATTGAAGGCTTTATTAG GTACCTTATTGGTGGCAGCGTTTTGTATTATCCTCAACTTTCATCTATAAGTTCTTATCAACTGTATGTAGAG GTTGTGTGTGAAGAGCTGGAATGGCTTCCTTTTTATCCTGGAATTGTTAGTGCGTCAAAACAGTTTCATGGACATAAAAGTGCACGAGAAGGTCCACCTAACATTAAAGCTATTCCCCAAGCATTGGATGTTTGTTCTCATTGGATGCAGAGCTTTATTAAATACAGTAGATGGCTGGAAATTCCTTATAACGTTAAGGCTGCAAGGTTCCTTTCTAGAGG GCACAATAAGTTGATGGTATGCATGGAAGAACTCGGGATACCAAC AAGGGAAATCGTTGAGACTAGTCTTGTTGGTAGAACTGGATTAGCAATTGAGAAAGAATCAGATTCGTTTGATAAG GCATTAGAGAGTGTTGAAGAAGCTCTGAAAAGGCTGGAAAACTTGCTTCAAGAGTTGCATGTTTCAAGTTCATCGGCCGGGAAAGAGCAATTACAAGCTGCTTGTTCTGACCTGGAGAGAATAAGGAAGCTAAAGAAAGAAGCTGAATTTTTGGAGGCATCTTTCAGAGCAAAAGAAGCTTTCCTTCGACAG GAAGAGGGTGATGGGAGTTCTCAATCCTCTGTCAGTGAGCAGCAGCAGTATCCAAAGGCAAAAGCCAGAAACAGTGCTATGGTAACAAATGATAGAAGCAGCAG AGTTGTCAATAAATCTCGTGGGTTATGGAGCTTCATACACCCTTCAACGCGGAAGCCTGACACCGAGTCATCAGCTCTTGAAAAATCG GGAAATGAATTTGTTGAGCAGAATGCTTCTAATATTGGTGGTGAACCAAATGAAATCCGCCGCTTTGAACAATTAAGGAATGAACTGATTGAGCTTGAGAAACGTGTTACAACAAGTGCTCAGTCAGCATATGAGGAG GATATTAAGGTTACAGATGGTTATCCTGGCTCTATTAATGATGCTGGCCATGCTCAAGTGGTTGAGGTTCAGAAGAAGGAAAGTATTATTGAAAAATCATTGGTGAAGATAAAAGAAACAAGCACG GATGTCTTGCAAGGATCTCAGCTTCTAGCCATTGATGTTGCGGCTGCAGTGGAGTTGCTTGGAAGGGCTCTGATAGGGGATGAATTagcagagaaagaaaagaaatcccTTCGCAGAACCCTAACTGATTTAGCATCAGTTGTTCCAATTGGTTTTTTGATGCTTCTTCCT GTTACTGCTGTTGGGCATGCAGCCATTTTGGCTGCCATTCAAAGATATGTCCCGTCCCTG ATACCATCCACATATGGATCTGAAAGGTTAGATCTCTTGAGgcagcttgagaaagtgaaggaATTGGAAACCAGTGAAGCCGACTCTGAAGAAAATATAGAGCAAGTAGCCTGA
- the LOC107899738 gene encoding uncharacterized protein isoform X2, giving the protein MSVKFHHHSFVTSRSSNPWLSWNSFGSHVSCKRMANLDYLLMNWGTLRKKYLIRQSSSDNHRLLGYRRHYSAFCKSRRAGIGFPLASAEDGVTVNESPQTSTSTDVDEIRVQLNQSLHGEDHSNGLVQSLHDAARAFELAIKEQSSLSKLTWFSTAWLGVDRNAWVKTLSYQAAVYSLLQAASEISSRGDSRDRDVNVFVQRSLLRQSAPLESLIREKLSTKQPEAYDWFWTDKVPAAVISFVNYFEGDPRFTAATDVCGKGKSLGVGSASDKALLMLALTCVAAITKLGPTKISCAHFFSMIPDITGRSMDMLVDFVPIRQAYNSIKDFGLHREFLVHFGPRAAACRVENDQDSEEVIFWVDLVQKQLQQAIDREKIWSRLTTSESIEVLERDLTIFGFFIALGRNTQAFLSANGFEVIDDPIEGFIRYLIGGSVLYYPQLSSISSYQLYVEVVCEELEWLPFYPGIVSASKQFHGHKSAREGPPNIKAIPQALDVCSHWMQSFIKYSRWLEIPYNVKAARFLSRGHNKLMVCMEELGIPTREIVETSLVGRTGLAIEKESDSFDKALESVEEALKRLENLLQELHVSSSSAGKEQLQAACSDLERIRKLKKEAEFLEASFRAKEAFLRQEEGDGSSQSSVSEQQQYPKAKARNSAMVTNDRSSRVVNKSRGLWSFIHPSTRKPDTESSALEKSGNEFVEQNASNIGGEPNEIRRFEQLRNELIELEKRVTTSAQSAYEEDIKVTDGYPGSINDAGHAQVVEVQKKESIIEKSLVKIKETSTDVLQGSQLLAIDVAAAVELLGRALIGDELAEKEKKSLRRTLTDLASVVPIGFLMLLPVTAVGHAAILAAIQRYVPSLIPSTYGSERLDLLRQLEKVKELETSEADSEENIEQVA; this is encoded by the exons ATGTCGGTTAAATTTCATCACCACAGCTTCGTAACTTCTAG GTCTTCAAATCCATGGCTTTCATGGAATTCGTTTGGATCTCATGTTTCTTGCAAAAGAATGGCTAACTTGGATTATCTATTGATGAATTGGGGTACTTTAAGGAAGAAATATCTTATAAGGCAGAGTTCATCAGATAACCACAGGCTGTTAGGTTATAGAAGACATTATTCAGCCTTTTGTAAATCAAGACGGGCAGGAATCGGTTTTCCTCTAGCATCAGCTGAAGATGGTGTCACAGTCAATGAGAGTCCGCAAACCAGTACAAGTACAGATGTAGATGAGATAAGGGTCCAACTGAATCAATCACTGCATGGTGAGGATCATAGTAATGGACTTGTTCAATCTTTACATGATGCAGCTCGGGCTTTTGAGCTAGCAATCAAAGAACAAAGCTCATTATCAAAGTTGACTTGGTTTTCGACAGCATGGCTTGGTGTAGATAGGAATGCATGGGTGAAAACACTCTCTTACCAG GCTGCTGTTTATTCTCTACTGCAAGCTGCAAGCGAGATTTCGTCCCGAGGCGATAGTCGAGATAGGGATGTAAATGTTTTTGTCCAAAGAAG TTTGTTGCGTCAATCTGCTCCCTTGGAGAGCTTAATCAGGGAGAAACTATCTACCAAGCAACCTGAAGCATATGACTGGTTTTGGACTGATAAAGTTCCTGCTGCAGTGATCTCTTTCGTAAATTATTTTGAAGGAGACCCGCGATTCACTGCTGCCACTGACGT GTGTGGGAAAGGCAAGTCCTTGGGTGTAGGAAGTGCAAGTGACAAAGCTCTTCTCATGCTTGCTCTGACTTGTGTTGCTGCAATCACAAAACTTGGTCCTACTAAAATTTCCTGTGCCCACTTCTTTTCTATGATTCCAGACATAACTGGTAGATCGATGGATATGCTGGTTGATTTTGTTCCCATACGCCAAGCGTATAATTCTATAAAGGATTTTGGTCTACACAGAGAATTTCTTGTCCATTTTGGTCCCCGAGCTGCAGCTTGCAGAGTGGAAAATGATCAAGATTCAGAGGAGGTTATTTTCTGGGTTGATCTTGTACAGAAGCAGCTACAGCAAGCTATAGATAGAGAGAAAATATGGTCAAGGCTAACAACATCTGAAAGCATTGAG GTCTTGGAAAGGGATTTGACCATATTTGGCTTCTTTATTGCCTTAGGCAGAAATACACAGGCTTTTTTATCTGCTAATGGATTTGAAGTTATAGATGATCCTATTGAAGGCTTTATTAG GTACCTTATTGGTGGCAGCGTTTTGTATTATCCTCAACTTTCATCTATAAGTTCTTATCAACTGTATGTAGAG GTTGTGTGTGAAGAGCTGGAATGGCTTCCTTTTTATCCTGGAATTGTTAGTGCGTCAAAACAGTTTCATGGACATAAAAGTGCACGAGAAGGTCCACCTAACATTAAAGCTATTCCCCAAGCATTGGATGTTTGTTCTCATTGGATGCAGAGCTTTATTAAATACAGTAGATGGCTGGAAATTCCTTATAACGTTAAGGCTGCAAGGTTCCTTTCTAGAGG GCACAATAAGTTGATGGTATGCATGGAAGAACTCGGGATACCAAC AAGGGAAATCGTTGAGACTAGTCTTGTTGGTAGAACTGGATTAGCAATTGAGAAAGAATCAGATTCGTTTGATAAG GCATTAGAGAGTGTTGAAGAAGCTCTGAAAAGGCTGGAAAACTTGCTTCAAGAGTTGCATGTTTCAAGTTCATCGGCCGGGAAAGAGCAATTACAAGCTGCTTGTTCTGACCTGGAGAGAATAAGGAAGCTAAAGAAAGAAGCTGAATTTTTGGAGGCATCTTTCAGAGCAAAAGAAGCTTTCCTTCGACAG GAAGAGGGTGATGGGAGTTCTCAATCCTCTGTCAGTGAGCAGCAGCAGTATCCAAAGGCAAAAGCCAGAAACAGTGCTATGGTAACAAATGATAGAAGCAGCAG AGTTGTCAATAAATCTCGTGGGTTATGGAGCTTCATACACCCTTCAACGCGGAAGCCTGACACCGAGTCATCAGCTCTTGAAAAATCG GGAAATGAATTTGTTGAGCAGAATGCTTCTAATATTGGTGGTGAACCAAATGAAATCCGCCGCTTTGAACAATTAAGGAATGAACTGATTGAGCTTGAGAAACGTGTTACAACAAGTGCTCAGTCAGCATATGAGGAG GATATTAAGGTTACAGATGGTTATCCTGGCTCTATTAATGATGCTGGCCATGCTCAAGTGGTTGAGGTTCAGAAGAAGGAAAGTATTATTGAAAAATCATTGGTGAAGATAAAAGAAACAAGCACG GATGTCTTGCAAGGATCTCAGCTTCTAGCCATTGATGTTGCGGCTGCAGTGGAGTTGCTTGGAAGGGCTCTGATAGGGGATGAATTagcagagaaagaaaagaaatcccTTCGCAGAACCCTAACTGATTTAGCATCAGTTGTTCCAATTGGTTTTTTGATGCTTCTTCCT GTTACTGCTGTTGGGCATGCAGCCATTTTGGCTGCCATTCAAAGATATGTCCCGTCCCTG ATACCATCCACATATGGATCTGAAAGGTTAGATCTCTTGAGgcagcttgagaaagtgaaggaATTGGAAACCAGTGAAGCCGACTCTGAAGAAAATATAGAGCAAGTAGCCTGA
- the LOC107899738 gene encoding uncharacterized protein isoform X1 encodes MSVKFHHHSFVTSSRSSNPWLSWNSFGSHVSCKRMANLDYLLMNWGTLRKKYLIRQSSSDNHRLLGYRRHYSAFCKSRRAGIGFPLASAEDGVTVNESPQTSTSTDVDEIRVQLNQSLHGEDHSNGLVQSLHDAARAFELAIKEQSSLSKLTWFSTAWLGVDRNAWVKTLSYQAAVYSLLQAASEISSRGDSRDRDVNVFVQRSLLRQSAPLESLIREKLSTKQPEAYDWFWTDKVPAAVISFVNYFEGDPRFTAATDVCGKGKSLGVGSASDKALLMLALTCVAAITKLGPTKISCAHFFSMIPDITGRSMDMLVDFVPIRQAYNSIKDFGLHREFLVHFGPRAAACRVENDQDSEEVIFWVDLVQKQLQQAIDREKIWSRLTTSESIEVLERDLTIFGFFIALGRNTQAFLSANGFEVIDDPIEGFIRYLIGGSVLYYPQLSSISSYQLYVEVVCEELEWLPFYPGIVSASKQFHGHKSAREGPPNIKAIPQALDVCSHWMQSFIKYSRWLEIPYNVKAARFLSRGHNKLMVCMEELGIPTREIVETSLVGRTGLAIEKESDSFDKALESVEEALKRLENLLQELHVSSSSAGKEQLQAACSDLERIRKLKKEAEFLEASFRAKEAFLRQEEGDGSSQSSVSEQQQYPKAKARNSAMVTNDRSSRVVNKSRGLWSFIHPSTRKPDTESSALEKSGNEFVEQNASNIGGEPNEIRRFEQLRNELIELEKRVTTSAQSAYEEDIKVTDGYPGSINDAGHAQVVEVQKKESIIEKSLVKIKETSTDVLQGSQLLAIDVAAAVELLGRALIGDELAEKEKKSLRRTLTDLASVVPIGFLMLLPVTAVGHAAILAAIQRYVPSLIPSTYGSERLDLLRQLEKVKELETSEADSEENIEQVA; translated from the exons ATGTCGGTTAAATTTCATCACCACAGCTTCGTAACTTCTAG CAGGTCTTCAAATCCATGGCTTTCATGGAATTCGTTTGGATCTCATGTTTCTTGCAAAAGAATGGCTAACTTGGATTATCTATTGATGAATTGGGGTACTTTAAGGAAGAAATATCTTATAAGGCAGAGTTCATCAGATAACCACAGGCTGTTAGGTTATAGAAGACATTATTCAGCCTTTTGTAAATCAAGACGGGCAGGAATCGGTTTTCCTCTAGCATCAGCTGAAGATGGTGTCACAGTCAATGAGAGTCCGCAAACCAGTACAAGTACAGATGTAGATGAGATAAGGGTCCAACTGAATCAATCACTGCATGGTGAGGATCATAGTAATGGACTTGTTCAATCTTTACATGATGCAGCTCGGGCTTTTGAGCTAGCAATCAAAGAACAAAGCTCATTATCAAAGTTGACTTGGTTTTCGACAGCATGGCTTGGTGTAGATAGGAATGCATGGGTGAAAACACTCTCTTACCAG GCTGCTGTTTATTCTCTACTGCAAGCTGCAAGCGAGATTTCGTCCCGAGGCGATAGTCGAGATAGGGATGTAAATGTTTTTGTCCAAAGAAG TTTGTTGCGTCAATCTGCTCCCTTGGAGAGCTTAATCAGGGAGAAACTATCTACCAAGCAACCTGAAGCATATGACTGGTTTTGGACTGATAAAGTTCCTGCTGCAGTGATCTCTTTCGTAAATTATTTTGAAGGAGACCCGCGATTCACTGCTGCCACTGACGT GTGTGGGAAAGGCAAGTCCTTGGGTGTAGGAAGTGCAAGTGACAAAGCTCTTCTCATGCTTGCTCTGACTTGTGTTGCTGCAATCACAAAACTTGGTCCTACTAAAATTTCCTGTGCCCACTTCTTTTCTATGATTCCAGACATAACTGGTAGATCGATGGATATGCTGGTTGATTTTGTTCCCATACGCCAAGCGTATAATTCTATAAAGGATTTTGGTCTACACAGAGAATTTCTTGTCCATTTTGGTCCCCGAGCTGCAGCTTGCAGAGTGGAAAATGATCAAGATTCAGAGGAGGTTATTTTCTGGGTTGATCTTGTACAGAAGCAGCTACAGCAAGCTATAGATAGAGAGAAAATATGGTCAAGGCTAACAACATCTGAAAGCATTGAG GTCTTGGAAAGGGATTTGACCATATTTGGCTTCTTTATTGCCTTAGGCAGAAATACACAGGCTTTTTTATCTGCTAATGGATTTGAAGTTATAGATGATCCTATTGAAGGCTTTATTAG GTACCTTATTGGTGGCAGCGTTTTGTATTATCCTCAACTTTCATCTATAAGTTCTTATCAACTGTATGTAGAG GTTGTGTGTGAAGAGCTGGAATGGCTTCCTTTTTATCCTGGAATTGTTAGTGCGTCAAAACAGTTTCATGGACATAAAAGTGCACGAGAAGGTCCACCTAACATTAAAGCTATTCCCCAAGCATTGGATGTTTGTTCTCATTGGATGCAGAGCTTTATTAAATACAGTAGATGGCTGGAAATTCCTTATAACGTTAAGGCTGCAAGGTTCCTTTCTAGAGG GCACAATAAGTTGATGGTATGCATGGAAGAACTCGGGATACCAAC AAGGGAAATCGTTGAGACTAGTCTTGTTGGTAGAACTGGATTAGCAATTGAGAAAGAATCAGATTCGTTTGATAAG GCATTAGAGAGTGTTGAAGAAGCTCTGAAAAGGCTGGAAAACTTGCTTCAAGAGTTGCATGTTTCAAGTTCATCGGCCGGGAAAGAGCAATTACAAGCTGCTTGTTCTGACCTGGAGAGAATAAGGAAGCTAAAGAAAGAAGCTGAATTTTTGGAGGCATCTTTCAGAGCAAAAGAAGCTTTCCTTCGACAG GAAGAGGGTGATGGGAGTTCTCAATCCTCTGTCAGTGAGCAGCAGCAGTATCCAAAGGCAAAAGCCAGAAACAGTGCTATGGTAACAAATGATAGAAGCAGCAG AGTTGTCAATAAATCTCGTGGGTTATGGAGCTTCATACACCCTTCAACGCGGAAGCCTGACACCGAGTCATCAGCTCTTGAAAAATCG GGAAATGAATTTGTTGAGCAGAATGCTTCTAATATTGGTGGTGAACCAAATGAAATCCGCCGCTTTGAACAATTAAGGAATGAACTGATTGAGCTTGAGAAACGTGTTACAACAAGTGCTCAGTCAGCATATGAGGAG GATATTAAGGTTACAGATGGTTATCCTGGCTCTATTAATGATGCTGGCCATGCTCAAGTGGTTGAGGTTCAGAAGAAGGAAAGTATTATTGAAAAATCATTGGTGAAGATAAAAGAAACAAGCACG GATGTCTTGCAAGGATCTCAGCTTCTAGCCATTGATGTTGCGGCTGCAGTGGAGTTGCTTGGAAGGGCTCTGATAGGGGATGAATTagcagagaaagaaaagaaatcccTTCGCAGAACCCTAACTGATTTAGCATCAGTTGTTCCAATTGGTTTTTTGATGCTTCTTCCT GTTACTGCTGTTGGGCATGCAGCCATTTTGGCTGCCATTCAAAGATATGTCCCGTCCCTG ATACCATCCACATATGGATCTGAAAGGTTAGATCTCTTGAGgcagcttgagaaagtgaaggaATTGGAAACCAGTGAAGCCGACTCTGAAGAAAATATAGAGCAAGTAGCCTGA